The sequence TTTCACTTGAAAGCTACAAGTAGATAAGAAACAAACACATAGCCGGGGAAAAAATGTCTGAATTTGAGaaaccatgtaacatgacaaaGAAAATTCATTGGCTACAATCTATTCAAGAGGCCTCCGCAAACAGGCCATAAACATGTATATACACTGGAGAGAACAGACCGAATGCATGTTGGAGGCCGAAAACAACATTAGGGAAATTGTACATCTACCTGATTGTAACGAACTTATTGGTACCGTGTTTTGCCCAATGAGTCCTCAAATCAATCGGATTAGACAGGTTATATCCTTCGGCCACCAGCTTCTCCAACACCTTCTTGAACGCGCCCTGGCTCATCTTTCGCCCCGCTATCCGGGCCCCACGCCTCTTCGTGCTCATTGGCAAGGGGTACATTGAGATACTGGTGGTGCAGCATGCTGACTGCCACCCTCCGCAGCCCCACCGATAACACTGCTGAGGCACTCCCGTGCAGGAGCATACTGGTATAGGAATGCCCGAGATATCCATATCGATGCCGTTGATCATGATGTCCGTATTCTTCTTACCGGGACCCGCTCTCGGAACAGAACTGTTTGATTCATCCTTCGGAATCCGCTTACTCTTCTTCGCTTTCGGCGGTTTACAGGCACGCCCATTGGCCCGTTTCTTCAAAGGCCCTTCTCGTTTAATATCGGATTCTTCAACCTGCAAAGCCCGCTCATCCTGTGATGTATCAGGCAGTGTTTGCATCTGCATAGCATGGCCACCAGAACCTTCTGCTAGGACTGGATAGTTATTCTGATTCATGGGAAATGAATTCAGGTATTTATCTCTCTGAGTGATCCAAGTGTCACGGACGAAATCCATCGGCATGGATGGTTCGGGCATCCCACATTCCCGATGGAAGAAACCCCCATTGACCATCATGGCAGAATCGCGGGCAGAGAGCAGAGGCTTCTGGTCCCGCTCAGCCACGCTCGACATGAGCTGCAAC is a genomic window of Magnolia sinica isolate HGM2019 chromosome 15, MsV1, whole genome shotgun sequence containing:
- the LOC131227424 gene encoding protein BASIC PENTACYSTEINE2-like, whose translation is MDDDGGLGIRNWGYYEQSLKENLGLQLMSSVAERDQKPLLSARDSAMMVNGGFFHRECGMPEPSMPMDFVRDTWITQRDKYLNSFPMNQNNYPVLAEGSGGHAMQMQTLPDTSQDERALQVEESDIKREGPLKKRANGRACKPPKAKKSKRIPKDESNSSVPRAGPGKKNTDIMINGIDMDISGIPIPVCSCTGVPQQCYRWGCGGWQSACCTTSISMYPLPMSTKRRGARIAGRKMSQGAFKKVLEKLVAEGYNLSNPIDLRTHWAKHGTNKFVTIR